A stretch of Malassezia japonica chromosome 6, complete sequence DNA encodes these proteins:
- the RPT4 gene encoding 26S proteasome subunit rpt4 (EggNog:ENOG503NVBE; COG:O), producing MADAERTAALEAYQKAVRQHEERSEGLQKLRQGIRDLEGDYDKTEDDIKALQSVGQIIGEVLRKLDEERYIVKASSGPRYVVGVRSSVPRHKLAQGVRVSLDMTTLTIMRVLPREVDPMVYKMSTEDPSGATFAGIGGLGDQIRELRETIELPLVNPELFQRVGIKPPKGVLLYGPPGTGKTLLARAVAATLETNFLKVVASAIVDKYIGESARLVREMFAYAKSQEPCIIFMDEIDAIGGRRFSEGTSADREIQRTLMELLNQMDGFDQLGRTKVIMATNRPDTLDPALLRPGRIDRKIEIPLPNEQSRLEILKIHTRPIAKKEELDYEAIVKLTDGFNGADLRNVATEAGMFAIRADRDYCIQEDFMKAARKLQEAKRHESKIDYSAV from the exons atggccgacgcggagaggacggcggcgctggaggCGTACCAGAAGGCGGTGCGCCAGCACGAAGAACGCTCCGAGGGATTGCAGAAGC TGCGCCAAGGCATCCGCGATCTCGAGGGCGACTATGACAAGACCGAAGACGACATCAAGGCCTTGCAATCGGTCGGCCAGATCATTGGCGAggtcctgcgcaagctggacgaggagcgaT ACATTGTCAAGGCATCTTCGGGGCCACGATACgtggtcggcgtgcgctcgtccgTGCCACGCCacaagctcgcgcagggCGTGCGCGTTTCGCTCGACATGACGACGCTCACCATTATGCGTGTGCTTCCCCGCGAGGTGGACCCGATGGTGTACAAGATGAGCACAGAGGacccgagcggcgcgacctTTGCGGGTATCGGCGGCCTGGGCGACCagatccgcgagctgcgcgagacgatcgagctgccgctcgTCAATCCCGAGCTGTTCCAGCGTGTGGGTATCAAGCCGCCCAAGGGTGTCTTGCTCTACGGACCGCCGGGTACCGGCAagacgctcctcgcgcgcgcagtcgccgcgacgctcgagacCAATTTCCTAAAGGTCGTCGCAAGCGCGATTGTCGACAAGTACATTGGTGAGAGTGCGCGTCTGGTGCGCGAGATGTTTGCCTATGCCAAGAGCCAGGAGCCGTGCATCATCTTTATGGACGAGATTGATGCGATCGGTGGCCGCCGCTTTAGCGAAGGCACGTCGGCGGACCGCGAGATTCAGCGCACGCTCATGGAGCTGCTGAACCAGATGGACGGCTTCGACCAGCTCGGGCGGACCAAGGTGATCATGGCGACCAACCGCCCGGACACGCTGGACCCCGCTCTGCTGCGCCCGGGGCGCATCGACCGCAAGATCGAGATCCCGCTGCCGAACGAGCAGAGCCGCCTGGAGATCCTCAAGATTCATACCCGCCCCATTgccaagaaggaggagctcgactACGAGGCGATCGTCAAGCTTACTGATGGCTTCAACGGCGCCGACCTGCGCAACGTCGCGACCGAGGCTGGCATGTTTGCCatccgcgccgaccgcgacTACTGCATCCAGGAAGACTTTATGAAGGCCGCACGCAAGCTGCAGGAGGCCAAGCGCCACGAAAGCAAGATTGACTACTCGGCCGTGTAA